A genome region from Sphingobium sp. CR2-8 includes the following:
- a CDS encoding dicarboxylate/amino acid:cation symporter, with protein MLPSPSSPVQAAPRLPFYRQLYVQVLVAIALGVLIGHVWPDTGKQLKPLGEAFIKLVKMIIAPVIFLTIVTGIAGMKELGAIGRVAAKAFGYFLTFSTLALVVGLIVANVVQPGAGLNIDPATLDAGKVADYAHQAHERTLTGFLMSIIPSTMVSAVADGNILQVLFVAILFGIALTMIGDKAKPLLIVLESASHAVFKLVGFLMKAAPIGAFGAMAFTIAEYGVGTLANLAGLVATFYLTSLLFVLGVLGTVGWFAGFNILHLIRYLKAELLLVLGTSSSEAALPSLIEKMERAGCRKSVVGLVVPTGYSFNLDGTNIYMTLAALFIAQACNVDLSLEQQILLLLVAMISSKGAAGVTGAGFITLAATLSIVPSVPVAGMTLILGVDRFMSECRSLTNFIGNAVATVVVSVWEKGLDRDRFNAAMAGQPLDPTPDMQEVVPD; from the coding sequence ATGTTGCCATCGCCATCTTCGCCGGTCCAGGCTGCGCCGCGACTGCCCTTCTATCGCCAGCTGTACGTTCAGGTGCTCGTCGCGATCGCGCTCGGTGTCCTGATCGGGCATGTCTGGCCCGACACGGGCAAGCAGCTCAAGCCGCTCGGCGAGGCATTCATCAAGCTGGTGAAGATGATCATCGCGCCCGTCATCTTCCTGACCATCGTCACCGGCATCGCGGGCATGAAGGAACTGGGCGCGATCGGCCGGGTCGCGGCCAAGGCGTTCGGCTATTTCCTGACCTTCTCCACGCTGGCGCTGGTCGTGGGCCTGATCGTCGCCAATGTCGTGCAGCCGGGCGCGGGCCTCAACATCGATCCCGCCACGCTGGATGCGGGCAAGGTAGCCGACTATGCGCATCAGGCGCATGAGCGGACCCTGACGGGCTTCCTGATGAGTATCATCCCGTCGACCATGGTGTCGGCCGTGGCGGACGGCAACATCCTCCAGGTGCTGTTCGTCGCCATCCTGTTCGGCATCGCGCTCACCATGATCGGGGACAAGGCGAAGCCGCTGTTGATCGTGCTGGAATCCGCCAGCCATGCGGTGTTCAAGCTGGTGGGTTTCCTGATGAAGGCCGCGCCGATCGGGGCCTTCGGCGCAATGGCCTTCACCATTGCGGAATATGGCGTCGGCACCTTGGCCAATCTCGCGGGACTGGTGGCGACTTTCTACCTGACCTCGCTGCTGTTCGTGCTGGGGGTGCTGGGGACGGTGGGCTGGTTCGCGGGCTTCAACATCCTGCACCTGATCCGTTACCTAAAAGCGGAGTTGCTGCTGGTGCTGGGGACGTCCTCCTCCGAAGCCGCATTGCCCAGCCTGATCGAGAAGATGGAGCGCGCCGGTTGCCGCAAGTCCGTGGTCGGGCTGGTGGTGCCCACCGGCTACAGCTTCAACCTCGATGGCACGAATATCTACATGACGCTGGCGGCGCTGTTCATCGCGCAGGCGTGCAATGTCGACCTCAGTCTGGAACAGCAGATATTGCTGCTGCTGGTCGCGATGATATCCTCCAAGGGCGCGGCGGGCGTCACCGGCGCGGGCTTCATTACCCTGGCCGCGACCTTGTCGATCGTGCCGTCCGTGCCGGTTGCGGGCATGACGCTGATCCTGGGGGTCGATCGCTTCATGAGCGAATGTCGCAGCCTGACCAACTTCATCGGCAACGCGGTGGCGACCGTGGTGGTGTCGGTGTGGGAAAAGGGGCTGGACCGCGACCGGTTCAATGCCGCGATGGCGGGCCAGCCGTTGGACCCCACGCCCGATATGCAGGAAGTGGTGCCCGATTGA
- a CDS encoding 5'-methylthioadenosine/S-adenosylhomocysteine nucleosidase (Enables the cleavage of the glycosidic bond in both 5'-methylthioadenosine and S-adenosylhomocysteine), with amino-acid sequence MTPGYETIANKRILFVMAVEAEYGPHLRARFTPVMTGVGPVEAALATGIALHDMARLKALPDLVVCLGSAGSRICPLGDVFQMSSVSWRDMDASRLGFTKGVTPFIDHPVDLPLVTPLAIPTARLSTGANIVGGEDYAAIDADMVDMETFAVARACARFDVPLMGLRGVSDGPGELDHIHGWMELLGLLDERLAAAVDLLPDALSQAKASQQPFCTTMSLGQESR; translated from the coding sequence ATGACGCCGGGCTACGAAACGATTGCCAATAAACGCATATTGTTCGTCATGGCGGTGGAAGCCGAATATGGTCCGCATCTGCGCGCGCGTTTCACACCTGTGATGACCGGTGTCGGCCCCGTGGAGGCTGCGCTGGCGACGGGCATCGCCCTGCATGACATGGCGCGACTTAAGGCACTGCCCGATCTGGTGGTTTGCCTGGGATCGGCGGGATCGCGTATCTGCCCGCTGGGTGATGTCTTCCAGATGTCCAGCGTATCGTGGCGTGACATGGACGCGTCGCGGCTGGGCTTTACAAAAGGGGTGACGCCTTTCATCGATCATCCGGTCGACCTGCCGCTGGTCACACCCCTCGCCATCCCGACAGCGCGACTATCCACGGGCGCGAACATCGTGGGTGGCGAAGACTATGCCGCGATCGACGCCGACATGGTCGACATGGAAACCTTTGCGGTGGCGCGGGCCTGCGCGCGCTTCGACGTGCCGCTGATGGGCCTGCGCGGCGTGTCGGACGGGCCGGGCGAGCTGGATCATATCCATGGCTGGATGGAACTGCTTGGCCTGCTGGACGAACGTCTGGCGGCAGCGGTGGACCTGCTGCCGGACGCGCTGAGCCAAGCGAAAGCGTCTCAGCAACCGTTCTGCACGACCATGTCTTTAGGCCAGGAAAGCCGATAG
- a CDS encoding endonuclease/exonuclease/phosphatase family protein has product MMTGNLQIRCAIIAVLLLASGCATPLPHRAMTCAQATPPTVAVEADGKIATTTLTVLTYNIEGLGWPARAGRAPSLHAIGERLAALRREGRAPDVVLFQEMFSGAAKRAVTATGYPAIVTGPRRTTRARNATKEVLPGRSHIKRGEIGLHLTGGGLAIASRYAIIHGDRHAYGRRSCAGLDCLANKGIVLARVAIPGVPTPVDIYNTHMNSRGASRAPDHRNLAAHDRQSLEASAFIDRSHDDAYPLIFGGDFNMRHSEPRWENFSRYQSLDLVHRVCADRSSGCDVRLSWDGQQPWMDTQDLQFFWTGDHVAIRPVRVEAMFDGGADGPQLSDHDGLLVTYRLSWPKDMVVQNGC; this is encoded by the coding sequence ATGATGACGGGCAATCTCCAGATCCGGTGCGCGATAATCGCCGTGCTGTTGCTGGCATCGGGCTGCGCGACGCCGCTGCCTCACCGGGCCATGACCTGTGCGCAGGCTACACCGCCGACCGTCGCGGTAGAGGCGGACGGTAAGATCGCGACCACCACTCTGACGGTGCTGACCTATAATATCGAAGGTCTGGGGTGGCCCGCACGCGCAGGACGCGCGCCTTCGCTCCACGCCATCGGGGAACGTCTGGCAGCCCTGCGCAGGGAGGGCCGCGCGCCCGATGTCGTCCTGTTCCAGGAAATGTTCAGCGGCGCTGCGAAGCGGGCCGTTACCGCCACCGGCTATCCCGCCATCGTCACCGGCCCGCGCCGCACGACCCGCGCGCGCAATGCGACGAAGGAGGTGCTGCCGGGGCGTTCCCATATCAAGCGTGGCGAAATCGGCCTGCATCTGACGGGTGGCGGGCTGGCCATCGCATCGCGCTATGCGATCATCCACGGCGATAGGCATGCCTATGGTCGCCGCTCCTGCGCCGGCCTCGACTGCCTCGCCAACAAGGGCATCGTCCTGGCGCGGGTCGCGATTCCCGGCGTCCCGACGCCAGTCGACATCTATAATACCCATATGAACAGCCGCGGCGCATCCCGCGCACCCGACCACCGCAATCTCGCCGCGCATGATCGCCAGTCGCTTGAAGCTTCGGCGTTCATCGACCGCTCTCATGACGACGCCTATCCGTTGATCTTCGGCGGCGATTTCAACATGCGGCACTCCGAACCGAGGTGGGAGAATTTCTCGCGCTATCAATCGCTCGACCTGGTGCATCGCGTCTGCGCGGATCGCTCATCCGGTTGCGACGTGCGCCTGTCCTGGGATGGACAGCAGCCCTGGATGGATACGCAGGATCTGCAATTTTTCTGGACGGGCGACCATGTTGCGATCCGGCCCGTGCGGGTCGAAGCGATGTTCGATGGCGGCGCCGACGGCCCCCAGCTTTCCGATCATGACGGCCTGCTCGTAACCTATCGGCTTTCCTGGCCTAAAGACATGGTCGTGCAGAACGGTTGCTGA
- a CDS encoding adenine phosphoribosyltransferase, translating into MSIDSLTALIRTIPDFPKPGIQFRDVTTLLADGPGFAELVDRLTAVARPLDPDLIVGIEARGFILGAALAVALGKGFVPVRKKGKLPGKTVGIDYVLEYGTDRLELHEGQVPRGARVILVDDLIATGGTALAAAQLLREQGASVLMALFAVDLPDLGGKAALEADGVASQALILFEGD; encoded by the coding sequence ATGAGCATCGACAGCCTGACGGCCCTGATCCGCACCATCCCGGATTTTCCAAAGCCGGGCATCCAGTTCCGCGACGTGACGACCCTGTTGGCCGATGGTCCGGGTTTTGCCGAACTGGTGGATCGCCTGACCGCAGTCGCCCGGCCGCTGGACCCCGACCTGATCGTGGGGATCGAGGCGCGGGGGTTCATTTTGGGCGCAGCGCTGGCGGTCGCATTGGGCAAGGGCTTCGTGCCGGTGCGCAAAAAGGGCAAGCTGCCCGGCAAGACTGTCGGCATCGACTATGTGCTGGAATATGGCACCGACCGACTGGAACTGCATGAAGGGCAGGTGCCACGAGGTGCGCGGGTCATCTTGGTCGACGATCTCATCGCCACGGGCGGCACCGCGCTCGCCGCTGCGCAGTTGTTGCGCGAACAGGGGGCAAGCGTGCTGATGGCCCTGTTCGCGGTCGACCTGCCCGATCTGGGCGGCAAGGCGGCGTTGGAGGCCGATGGGGTCGCGTCGCAGGCGCTGATCCTGTTCGAAGGCGACTGA
- a CDS encoding cytochrome c1, with the protein MVRIGAFLVGLFFAGWLFISFLIGAVAYVSEPPVPTVEHEFHLAPKHVAFSFDGPLGKYDQAQLQRGFQVFKEVCSACHSLKFVAFRDLAALGYNEAEVKAIAKQWAIKTPSVDPATGEASSREPVPADHFPKPFANNVAAAAANNNAIPPDLSLMTKARHHGSAYVYSLLTGFQAQPAELLKEFPDAKTPEGLHYNPYFPNLNLAMAPPLTAEGQVTYGDGTKPTVDQMAKDVAAFLTWTAEPKLENRRRAGLATIFFLLIATGLAYMSYQNIWADKKKAA; encoded by the coding sequence ATGGTTCGCATTGGCGCATTCCTCGTCGGCCTCTTCTTTGCAGGCTGGCTGTTCATTTCCTTCCTGATCGGCGCGGTGGCTTATGTCTCCGAGCCGCCAGTCCCCACGGTGGAACATGAATTCCACCTGGCGCCCAAGCATGTGGCTTTCTCGTTCGACGGGCCGCTCGGCAAATATGACCAGGCGCAGTTGCAGCGCGGCTTTCAGGTGTTCAAGGAGGTCTGCTCGGCCTGCCACAGCCTGAAGTTCGTCGCGTTCCGTGATCTTGCGGCGCTTGGCTATAACGAAGCCGAAGTGAAGGCGATCGCCAAGCAGTGGGCGATCAAGACGCCGTCGGTCGACCCGGCCACCGGCGAGGCTTCCAGCCGCGAACCGGTTCCGGCCGATCACTTCCCCAAGCCCTTCGCGAACAATGTCGCGGCGGCGGCGGCGAACAACAATGCGATCCCGCCAGACCTGTCGCTGATGACCAAGGCCCGCCACCATGGCAGCGCCTATGTCTATTCGCTGCTGACCGGCTTCCAGGCGCAGCCTGCGGAACTGCTCAAGGAATTCCCGGACGCCAAGACGCCGGAAGGGCTGCACTACAACCCTTATTTCCCGAACCTCAACCTTGCCATGGCACCGCCGCTGACGGCCGAGGGCCAGGTCACTTACGGCGACGGCACCAAGCCGACCGTAGACCAGATGGCGAAGGACGTAGCGGCCTTCCTGACCTGGACCGCCGAACCCAAGCTGGAAAACCGCCGTCGTGCAGGTCTGGCGACGATCTTCTTCCTGCTGATCGCCACGGGCCTGGCTTACATGTCCTATCAGAATATCTGGGCGGACAAGAAAAAGGCGGCCTGA
- a CDS encoding cytochrome b codes for MSFPWAEHYTPKHPVMQWVDEKLPVPRLVYNAIGAGYPVPRNLNYFWNFGVLAGLALVIQIVTGIIMAMHYGANDLVAFGTVEQTMRDVNAGWLMRYAHANGASFFFIVVYLHIFRGLYFGSYKAPREMVWLLGLVIFLLMMATAFMGYVLPWGQMSYWGAKVITGLFGAIPVVGEPIQTWLLGGFAPGNASLNRFFSLHFLLPFVIAGVIILHIWALHIPGSSNPTGVEVKGPQDTVPFHPYYTAKDGFGAGVFLIAFSILLFFAPNFLGHPDNYIEANPLSTPAHIVPEWYFWPFYAILRAFTVDFFFVPAKLLGVLAMFASILLLFFLPWLDTSPVRSGKYRPTFNKFFWILVIDVLILGWLGGAPAEEPYVMMSQVAAAYYFAHFLIILPLISRFEKPLPLPGSITEAVLAKYGKTDGATVAVPAE; via the coding sequence ATGAGCTTTCCCTGGGCTGAGCATTATACGCCGAAGCATCCCGTGATGCAGTGGGTCGACGAGAAGCTGCCTGTGCCGCGCCTCGTCTACAATGCGATCGGCGCTGGCTATCCGGTGCCGCGCAACCTCAACTATTTCTGGAACTTCGGTGTTCTCGCCGGCTTGGCGCTGGTGATCCAGATCGTGACCGGCATCATCATGGCGATGCATTATGGCGCCAATGACCTGGTCGCTTTCGGCACCGTCGAACAGACGATGCGCGACGTCAATGCCGGCTGGCTGATGCGCTATGCGCACGCCAACGGCGCCAGCTTCTTCTTCATCGTGGTCTATCTCCACATCTTCCGCGGCCTCTATTTCGGCTCCTACAAGGCGCCTCGCGAAATGGTGTGGCTGCTCGGCCTCGTCATCTTCCTGCTGATGATGGCGACAGCCTTCATGGGCTATGTGTTGCCCTGGGGGCAGATGAGCTATTGGGGTGCGAAGGTCATCACCGGCCTGTTCGGCGCGATCCCGGTCGTGGGCGAGCCGATCCAGACCTGGCTTCTGGGCGGCTTTGCCCCCGGCAACGCCTCGCTCAACCGCTTCTTCTCGCTGCACTTCCTGCTGCCCTTCGTGATTGCGGGCGTCATCATCCTGCACATCTGGGCGCTGCATATTCCGGGGTCCTCGAACCCGACCGGCGTGGAAGTGAAGGGGCCGCAGGACACTGTGCCCTTCCATCCCTATTACACCGCCAAGGATGGTTTCGGCGCGGGCGTCTTCCTGATCGCCTTCTCGATCCTGCTGTTCTTCGCGCCCAACTTCCTGGGCCATCCGGATAACTATATCGAGGCGAACCCGCTCTCGACCCCCGCTCACATCGTGCCGGAATGGTATTTCTGGCCCTTCTACGCCATCCTGCGCGCCTTCACGGTGGACTTCTTCTTCGTCCCCGCCAAGCTGCTGGGCGTGCTGGCGATGTTCGCGTCGATCCTGCTGCTCTTCTTCCTGCCCTGGCTCGACACCTCGCCGGTGCGGTCGGGCAAATATCGGCCGACCTTCAACAAGTTCTTCTGGATACTCGTCATTGACGTGCTGATACTGGGCTGGTTGGGCGGCGCGCCGGCGGAAGAACCCTATGTCATGATGAGCCAGGTCGCGGCGGCCTATTATTTCGCCCACTTCCTGATCATCCTTCCGCTGATCTCGCGCTTTGAAAAGCCGCTGCCGCTGCCCGGCTCGATCACTGAGGCGGTGCTGGCGAAATATGGCAAGACCGACGGCGCAACCGTCGCGGTCCCGGCCGAATAA
- the petA gene encoding ubiquinol-cytochrome c reductase iron-sulfur subunit, translated as MASVEHIDGTGPSGEDGVRRRDFINIAAVSFAGVGAVAVVLPLIDQMNPSADVLALASTEVDLSAIQPGQAIKTTFRSQPLFVRQLTPKEIAEADKVDASTLRDPQTLEERTVDGKKEWLVTMGVCTHLGCVPLGAGEGENRGEFGGYFCPCHGSSYDTAARIRKGPAPKNLEVPKFSFTSDTAILVG; from the coding sequence ATGGCGAGCGTTGAACATATAGACGGCACGGGTCCATCCGGCGAAGATGGCGTGCGCCGCCGCGATTTTATCAACATCGCCGCGGTGAGCTTTGCGGGAGTCGGCGCGGTCGCCGTGGTCCTGCCGCTCATCGACCAGATGAACCCCAGCGCCGACGTGCTGGCCCTCGCGTCGACCGAAGTCGACTTGTCCGCGATCCAGCCGGGCCAGGCGATCAAGACCACCTTCCGCAGCCAGCCGCTCTTCGTGCGCCAGCTGACCCCCAAGGAAATCGCCGAAGCCGACAAGGTCGACGCCTCCACCCTGCGCGACCCGCAGACGCTGGAAGAGCGCACCGTCGACGGCAAGAAGGAGTGGCTGGTGACGATGGGCGTCTGCACCCATCTGGGCTGCGTGCCGCTGGGCGCGGGCGAAGGTGAAAATCGCGGCGAATTTGGCGGCTATTTCTGCCCTTGCCACGGGTCGTCCTACGACACCGCTGCGCGCATCCGCAAAGGCCCCGCGCCCAAGAACCTGGAAGTGCCGAAGTTCAGCTTCACTTCCGACACCGCCATTCTCGTAGGCTGA
- a CDS encoding tRNA (cytidine(34)-2'-O)-methyltransferase: MRIALYQPEIAGNVGAILRLAACFAVPVDIIMPTGFAFSDTRLKRAAMDYGEAADVTRHANFADFDAARRAQGRRLMLMSAHASQKLPDVQFQADDVLLMGSESAGVPTDVRDLADVRIRIPMAPGFRSLNIAVSTGIAVAEALRQTGKFPE, encoded by the coding sequence ATGCGTATTGCCCTTTATCAACCCGAAATCGCCGGCAATGTCGGCGCGATCCTGCGTCTGGCGGCCTGCTTCGCCGTGCCTGTGGACATCATCATGCCGACCGGATTCGCTTTCTCCGACACACGGCTCAAACGCGCGGCGATGGATTATGGGGAGGCCGCCGATGTCACCCGCCACGCCAATTTCGCCGATTTCGACGCCGCGCGTCGCGCGCAGGGCCGCCGCCTGATGCTGATGAGCGCCCACGCCTCCCAGAAACTGCCGGATGTTCAGTTTCAGGCCGACGACGTCCTGTTGATGGGATCGGAAAGCGCAGGCGTGCCGACCGACGTGCGCGATCTGGCCGATGTTCGCATCCGCATCCCGATGGCGCCCGGCTTTCGATCGCTGAACATCGCCGTTTCGACCGGCATCGCCGTCGCCGAAGCCCTTCGCCAGACCGGAAAGTTTCCTGAATGA
- a CDS encoding GNAT family N-acetyltransferase, whose translation MALTPVEPGMVATIVTHLEMRERPRPAPIPPAPLRLVPWKTADLDAYRTLFRRVGAPWLWFSRLVMQDSELAAIVHDPAVEVYAVTDPRSTEVGLLELDFRSLPDCELGFFGLVPELNGKGLGGWLMAQAKSLAWRKGVERFWVHTCTLDSPVALGFYVKSGFVPYGREIETFADPRLVGILPRDAAPHVPILGRL comes from the coding sequence GTGGCGCTGACGCCGGTCGAGCCGGGGATGGTGGCGACGATCGTCACCCATCTGGAAATGCGCGAACGACCAAGGCCCGCGCCGATCCCGCCTGCCCCCTTGCGCCTCGTGCCTTGGAAGACGGCGGATCTGGACGCCTATCGCACGCTGTTCCGCCGGGTCGGCGCGCCGTGGCTGTGGTTTTCGCGGCTGGTCATGCAGGATTCGGAGCTGGCCGCGATCGTCCACGACCCGGCGGTGGAGGTCTATGCCGTCACCGATCCGCGCAGCACCGAAGTCGGCTTGCTGGAACTCGATTTCCGGTCCCTGCCCGATTGTGAACTGGGCTTTTTCGGGCTGGTGCCGGAATTGAATGGCAAGGGGCTGGGCGGCTGGCTGATGGCGCAGGCCAAATCGCTGGCCTGGCGCAAGGGCGTGGAGCGGTTCTGGGTCCACACCTGCACGCTCGACAGCCCGGTCGCGCTGGGATTCTACGTCAAATCCGGCTTCGTCCCCTATGGCCGGGAGATCGAGACGTTCGCCGATCCACGCCTCGTCGGCATACTGCCGCGCGACGCCGCGCCGCATGTGCCGATATTGGGACGCCTCTAG
- a CDS encoding glycerophosphoryl diester phosphodiesterase membrane domain-containing protein codes for MTTMSIGKAWEEAVVFVAREATLLFPVALLFVALPGLILQEMTPPELQAWFAAPKPDTIPAMPPGFALAMLLTIILIWFGSLALFALALRPGISVGEALRMSFARLPVLIGTALVVVGLVAGIFTVAVLVGVVFSLASKQLAAAIGLLLGFAAVGAVFFASIRLVLLNPVVIDSRAGVMDSLRRAWALTRGHFWRLFGFLVLVMLLSTIAASVAQLIVGLLGGMIAGPDGARLAGGIAGAAVSSIVQVYMLVMLARLYRQAQPQDVADTFR; via the coding sequence ATGACGACAATGTCGATCGGCAAGGCGTGGGAGGAGGCGGTCGTCTTCGTCGCGCGCGAAGCGACGCTGCTGTTCCCGGTGGCTTTGTTGTTCGTGGCGCTGCCTGGCCTGATCCTGCAGGAAATGACGCCGCCCGAATTGCAGGCCTGGTTCGCCGCGCCCAAGCCGGACACGATTCCGGCCATGCCGCCCGGCTTCGCGCTGGCGATGCTGTTGACCATCATCCTCATCTGGTTCGGATCGCTCGCCCTGTTCGCCCTGGCGCTGCGCCCCGGCATCAGCGTCGGGGAAGCGCTGCGCATGAGCTTTGCGCGATTGCCGGTCCTGATCGGGACGGCGCTGGTCGTGGTCGGCCTGGTCGCTGGCATCTTCACGGTGGCGGTGCTGGTCGGCGTGGTCTTTTCGCTCGCGTCCAAGCAACTGGCCGCCGCGATCGGTCTGCTGCTGGGCTTCGCTGCGGTCGGCGCAGTGTTTTTCGCCAGCATCCGGCTGGTCCTGCTCAACCCGGTCGTGATCGACAGCCGGGCGGGCGTGATGGACTCGCTGCGCCGCGCCTGGGCGCTGACGCGCGGCCATTTCTGGCGGCTTTTCGGCTTCCTCGTCCTCGTGATGCTGCTGTCGACCATCGCCGCATCGGTGGCGCAGCTGATCGTGGGTCTGCTCGGCGGCATGATCGCCGGGCCGGACGGTGCGCGCCTGGCCGGTGGGATTGCGGGGGCGGCCGTGTCGAGCATCGTTCAGGTCTATATGCTGGTGATGCTGGCGCGGCTCTATCGTCAGGCGCAGCCGCAGGACGTGGCCGACACCTTTCGCTAG
- the lipB gene encoding lipoyl(octanoyl) transferase LipB: MPPNSSPAPPPAQDVEWRIDLGLRDYPTALADMEARAAAIAAGEAPERVWLLEHPPLYTAGTSADPAELLDSRFPVHDAGRGGRYTYHGPGQRIGYLNIDLGKRGKDVRNFVHHLEGWMIAALGEMGVLARREEGRIGIWADDPQQGEAKIGALGIRVRRWVTLHGFSINVDPDLSHFGGIIPCGIAEYPVTSIAALGGNASMAALDEALKTHFPAFLSRLRRCGTGVEQCEMGS, translated from the coding sequence ATGCCTCCCAATTCATCCCCTGCCCCGCCCCCCGCCCAAGACGTCGAATGGCGAATCGATCTGGGCCTGCGCGACTATCCGACCGCGCTGGCCGATATGGAGGCGCGCGCGGCGGCCATTGCCGCCGGGGAAGCGCCGGAACGGGTGTGGTTGCTGGAGCATCCGCCGCTCTACACTGCCGGGACCAGCGCGGACCCCGCCGAACTGCTCGACTCGCGCTTTCCTGTCCATGATGCCGGGCGCGGCGGGCGCTACACCTATCATGGGCCGGGGCAGCGGATCGGCTATCTCAACATCGATCTGGGCAAGCGCGGCAAGGATGTTCGCAACTTCGTCCATCATCTCGAAGGCTGGATGATCGCAGCACTGGGCGAAATGGGCGTTTTGGCGCGGCGCGAGGAAGGGCGTATCGGCATCTGGGCAGACGATCCGCAACAGGGCGAAGCGAAGATCGGCGCATTGGGCATCCGTGTGCGACGCTGGGTCACGCTCCACGGCTTTTCGATCAACGTCGATCCCGACCTGTCCCATTTCGGTGGCATCATACCGTGTGGCATCGCCGAATATCCGGTCACCAGCATCGCGGCACTGGGCGGCAACGCCTCCATGGCGGCGCTGGACGAGGCGCTCAAGACGCATTTCCCGGCGTTTCTCAGCCGCTTGCGCCGTTGCGGCACAGGGGTTGAGCAATGCGAAATGGGAAGCTAG